One Xiphophorus maculatus strain JP 163 A chromosome 10, X_maculatus-5.0-male, whole genome shotgun sequence genomic region harbors:
- the itgb4 gene encoding integrin beta-4 isoform X4 translates to MGSWSLRCVAGLGLLAVLLTCCSAEVNSCLDARSGSCSDCLQAGVGCAYCSEEDFGFPRCDLHEKILAHGCNAAYVIKATSKHTIERNEAINMNLQRSQVSPQQVSMTFLPGETKVLDVNVFAPTKGPLDLYILMDFSNSMKDDLDNLKKMGNKLATVVQEISSDYTIGFGKFVDKVIEPQTDMRPDKLKQPWPDSDSPFSFKNVIPLINNVDNFTTELQKERISGNLDAPEGGFDAILQAAVCKEIGWRDGSTHLLVFSTESAFHYEADGANVLAGILPRNDELCHLDENGDYIQATKQDYPSIPTLVRLLGKHNIIPIFAVTSHSYMYYSKLKEYFPIAEIGVLQEDSSNILDIMRDAFVSIQSKMSIRAENRPKAFAAQFLDTSNKVVNYGAFNVKPGEIGKFKVKLTAQQMLEEQPVCKVDPEDKEGTIKVKPTTFSAAVNVKASILCETCDCEKTPTLKASRCHGNGKLVCGKCLCDDGWAGAFCNCSKNSGLSKDQCIGPGVTESCSGRGDCQACGTCVCYNPDQYEGPYCQYDKTQCQRVAGILCNDRGSCVMGRCACSEGWEGAACECSKSNDTCLDNKGNICGGRGKCVCGSCQCPNSGIPLTATCEPNFEFLLGGCEETRRCVQCKAWETGEKKDKAECDKCPFKVIMVDELKERGKVLDYCSFLDEDNDCTYEYTVDTSKDPTNTELLVEVLKKRDCPAASLLWLLPLILFLLLLLALLLLCCWKYCACCKSCWQSCLALLPCCGGGRMVGFKEDEYLLRQSQLTSNHLNTPMVRSGPPKGTDVVRWKVKDNVHRAPNHPRELMQPSLDEMIHFPISLRLNRLFSENLSRPESKDAEQLRQEVADNLNEVYKQIPEAQKVQQTLFRLQKNAGKRGDYTIMDTVLSAPRRAYPDIVKLTEKNVQSGNFGDLKVVPGYYTVATDREAAGAVEFQEGVELVDVHVPLFVKDDDDDKKQLKVEARDVPLGIAKIVKPFVNITIIKEHATSVFSFLQPKYTYSRKDGVAQIPISREIIEDGRTQVTYNTQDLTAKNKKDYMSVQGDLSYAPGETQKIVPVRLLELSEKDGFLEDKPIKQFVMDLSNPRQGAKLGRYPRTTVTIADVLEPSVMMFKKGNHNFSTLDQTYPIPVVRSHNEDSPATVKWRTKAPKSQGFDLSGSLKFAPGETEKHIVIKPVPGSAQPETFQVELYDPSTNGVVGERKNTVVNITEEPRSPEVAQMQSKGYISPRSTAPGGRLLSPGNLKAKATGPRNIHLNWDPPPGNPVGYKVKYWIFGDPEKDAQVLDVRKPQAELTNLLPFCDYETRVCAYNSMGEGPDTDIVSCQTLEDAPGEPGRLAFNVISPTVTQVSWAEPAETNGDITAYEVIYTPIDDEMKPVGAAKKVKIDNPKKRMLLIENLQSAQTYQYKVRAQNSVGWGPFRDATINLASQPSRPMSIPIIPDVPIVDAEAGEEYDSYLMYSNDVLKSPTSSKTPSVSGDGWQHIKLVGSNLELRQVSWKQRVEVIPSRLSTDTEMSSDEKPHPSSSHTPLPGEDRPTRSTERVRQTASMPAVGYCTASPRPFFFFFCTFPTCSPTSVERWHQLPHVQLMIQRGGAFPDARPCLSSLRPTGVGGDLEEAFCCVLQYVGGSRGGNCVPCCCKDENFTALGFFFFRFFRRILMGSTMKPHEAFTLPYRPLLCVHPPVFH, encoded by the exons ATGGGGAGCTGGTCGTTACGTTGCGTGGCAGGACTCGGCCTGCTGGCCGTCCTGCTGACCTGCTGCTCTGCTGAAG TGAACTCCTGCCTCGACGCCCGGTCCGGTTCCTGCTCAGACTGTCTGCAGGCCGGGGTGGGATGTGCATACTGCAGCGAAGAG GACTTTGGCTTTCCTCGCTGTGACCTGCATGAGAAAATCCTCGCTCACGGCTGCAACGCTGCATATGTCATCAAAGCTACCAGCAAACATACCATAGAGCGA AACGAAGCCATTAACATGAACCTTCAGCGGTCTCAGGTGTCGCCACAGCAAGTGAGCATGACCTTCCTGCCTGGAGAGACCAAAGTGCTGGACGTGAATGTGTTTGCTCCAACTAAAGGCCCGTTGGATCTTTACATTCTCATGGACTTCTCAAACTCCATGAAGGACGATTTGGACAACTTGAAGAAAATGGGCAACAAGCTGG CCACGGTGGTGCAAGAAATTTCAAGTGATTACACCATTGGGTTTGGAAAATTTGTGGACAAAGTAATTGAGCCCCAGACTGACATGAGACCTGacaa ACTCAAACAGCCGTGGCCCGACAGCGACTCTCCGTTCTCTTTCAAAAATGTCATCCCTCTGATCAACAATGTAGACAACTTCACAACGGAGCTCCAAAAGGAGAGAATATCTGGCAACCTGGACGCCCCTGAAGGAGGATTTGATGCCATTCTGCAGGCAGCAGTGTGTAAG GAGATCGGCTGGCGCGATGGCAGCACTCACCTCTTGGTTTTCTCCACCGAGTCAGCCTTTCACTACGAGGCTGACGGCGCCAACGTGCTGGCGGGAATCCTGCCGCGCAACGACGAGCTTTGTCACCTGGACGAAAACGGCGATTATATTCAGGCTACAAAGCAGGATTACCCTTCGATACCCACGCTGGTCCGTCTGCTGGGAAAACACAACATCATCCCCATATTCGCCGTCACCAGCCACTCCTACATGTACTACAGT AAATTGAAAGAATATTTCCCCATTGCTGAGATCGGTGTGCTTCAAGAGGATTCATCCAACATCTTGGACATCATGCGGGATGCCTTTGTG agTATCCAGTCTAAGATGAGCATCCGTGCGGAAAACAGACCTAAGGCTTTTGCAGCTCAGTTTCTGGACACAAGTAATAAAGTAGTCAATTATGGAGCCTTTAACGTCAAGCCTGGAGAAATT GGCAAGTTCAAGGTAAAACTCACAGCCCAACAAATGCTCGAAGAACAACCTGTCTGCAAAGTGGATCCAGAAGACAAGGAAGGCACAATCAAAGTAAAACCGACGACCTTCAGTGCCGCTGTCAATGTGAAAGCCTCCATTCTGTGTGAAACCTGTGACTGTGAGAAG ACACCCACTCTAAAAGCTAGTAGGTGCCATGGCAACGGAAAGCTGGTGTGTGGAAAGTGTCTCTGTGACGATGGCTG GGCGGGCGCCTTCTGCAACTGCTCAAAAAACTCCGGCTTGAGCAAGGACCAGTGCATTGGGCCTGGCGTGACAGAGTCCTGCTCGGGCCGTGGAGACTGTCAGGCATGTGGGACCTGCGTGTGCTACAATCCGGACCAGTACGAAGGACCCTACTGCCAGTACGACAAGACCCAGTGTCAACGAGTCGCAGGCATCCTTTGCAACG ATCGCGGCTCTTGCGTGATGGGTCGCTGTGCTTGTTCAGAGGGCTGGGAGGGAGCTGCCTGCGAGTGCTCCAAAAGCAACGACACCTGCCTGGACAACAAAGGG AATATTTGCGGTGGCCGAGGCAAATGCGTCTGCGGCAGCTGTCAGTGCCCAAACTCCGGGATTCCGTTGACTGCGACCTGTGAGCCAAACTTCGAG TTCTTACTGGGTGGATGTGAGGAGACAAGGAGGTGCGTCCAATGTAAAGCATGGGAGACGGGCGAAAAGAAGGACAAAGCAGAGTGCGACAAGTGTCCCTTTAAAGTTATCATGGTGGATGAGCTGAAAGAAC ggGGGAAAGTGCTCGACTATTGCAGTTTCCTCGATGAGGACAACGACTGCACATACGAGTACACGGTTGACACCAGTAAAGATCCAACAAATACTGAGCTGCTGGTTGAGGTGCTCAAAAAGAGAG ACTGTCCAGCAGCTAGTCTGCTGTGGCTGCTGCCGCTcatccttttcctcctgttgctgctggcgctgctgctgctctgctgctggaaGTACTGTGCCTGCTGCAAATCCTGCTGGCAG AGCTGTCTTGCCTTGTTGCCGTGCTGCGGGGgag GTCGCATGGTTGGCTTTAAGGAAGATGAGTATTTGCTCCGTCAGTCTCAGCTGACCTCAAACCACTTGAACACGCCGATGGTGAGGAGCGGTCCACCGAAAGGAACCGACGTGGTTCGCTGGAAAGTCAAAGATAACGTGCACCGTGCGCCCAATCACCCACGGGAGCTGATGCAACCAAGCCTGGATGAAATGA TCCACTTCCCGATCTCCCTCCGACTAAACAGGTTGTTCTCTGAGAACCTGTCTCGCCCCGAATCAAAAGACGCTGAGCAACTCCGTCAAGAAGTGGCTGATAAT TTGAACGAGGTGTACAAGCAGATTCCTGAGGCACAGAAAGTGCAACAAACATTATTCAG actgcagaaaaatgctggaaaaag GGGGGACTACACCATCATGGACACTGTGCTGTCAGCTCCCCGGAGAGCCTACCCAGACATAGTGAAACTTACCGAGAAGAACGTCCAGTCCGGAAACTTTGGGGACCTCAAAGTGGTCCCAGGCTACTACACTGTAGCCACAGACAGAG AGGCTGCGGGAGCCGTGGAGTTCCAGGAGGGCGTGGAGTTGGTGGACGTTCACGTGCCGCTGTTTGTCAAGGACGACGACGATGACAAGAAGCAGTTAAAAGTGGAGGCCAGGGATGTGCCGCTGGGCATTGCAAAGATTGTGAAGCCTTTTGTTAACATAACCATCATCAAAGAGCACG CTACAAGCGTCTTCTCCTTCCTCCAACCGAAATACACGTACAGCAGAAAGGATGGTGTGGCACAAATCCCCATCAGCAGAGAGATCATCGAGGATGGACGCACACAGGTCACCTACAACACTCAAGATCTCACTGCCAAGAATAAGAAG GACTACATGAGTGTACAAGGAGACTTGTCCTACGCTCCGGGTGAGACTCAAAAGATCGTTCCTGTCCGTTTGCTCGAGCTGAGTGAGAAAGATGGCTTCTTGGAAGACAAACCCATCAAGCAGTTTGTTATGGACCTCAGTAACCCACGCCAGGGTGCCAAGCTGGGACGATACCCAAGAACCACGGTCACCATTGCAGACGTACTAG AACCGAGTGTGATGATGTTCAAGAAAGGTAACCATAACTTCAGCACCTTAGATCAGACCTACCCCATCCCAGTGGTGCGCTCCCACAACGAAGACAGCCCCGCCACGGTCAAATGGCGCACCAAGGCACCAAAGTCCCAAGGCTTTGATCTGTCCGGTTCTCTGAAGTTCGCTCCGGGAGAAACGGAGAAGCACATAGTAATCAAACCCGTCCCCGGCTCGGCCCAGCCAGAAACCTTCCAGGTGGAGCTGTACGATCCCAGCACCAATGGTGTTGTTGGTGAAAGGAAGAACACCGTTGTGAATATCACAGAAG AACCAAGATCTCCAGAAGTTGCTCAGATGCAGTCGAAGGGCTACATAAGCCCAAGAAGCACCGCCCCTGGCGGTCGCCTCCTCTCCCCGGGAAACCTCAAGGCCAAGGCAACGGGTCCCAGAAACATCCATCTGAACTGGGATCCGCCACCGGGCAACCCGGTGGGATACAAG GTGAAGTATTGGATCTTCGGCGACCCTGAGAAAGACGCCCAGGTCCTTGACGTGAGGAAGCCTCAAGCCGAGCTGACTAATCTGTTACCCTTCTGCGACTACGAGACACGAGTTTGTGCCTACAACTCAATGGGAGAAGGCCCTGATACCGACATCGTTAGCTGCCAAACACTGGAAGACG CGCCCGGTGAGCCTGGCCGTCTGGCCTTCAACGTCATCAGTCCAACCGTCACTCAGGTCAGCTGGGCGGAGCCTGCAGAGACCAACGGCGACATCACAGCTTACGAGGTCATCTACACACCCATCGATGATGAAATGA AACCAGTCGGAGCAGCCAAAAAAGTAAAGATCGACAACCCAAAGAAACGAATGTTGTTGATAGAAAACCTCCAGAGCGCTCAGACTTATCAGTACAAAGTCCGTGCCCAAAACAGCGTAGGCTGGGGCCCTTTCAGAGACGCTACCATCAACTTGGCATCACAGCCCAGCAGACCTATGTCCA TTCCCATCATTCCAGATGTTCCTATTGTGGACGCTGAGGCAGGAGAGGAATATGACAGCTACCTGATGTACAGCAACGATGTGCTGAAATCGCCAACAAGCTCCAAGACGCCAAGCGTTTCTGGTGATG GCTGGCAACATATCAAGCTGGTGGGGTCCAACCTGGAACTCCGTCAGGTGTCATGGAAACAGCGAGTGGAGGTCATCCCCAGTCGCCTCAGCACAGACACAGAGATGAGCTCAGACGAGAAGCCCCACCCCAGCTCCTCCCACACGCCCCTGCCAGGTGAAGACCGCCCCACCAGATCGACCGAAAGAGTCAGACAGACAGCGAGCATGCCAGCTGTCGGTTATTGCACGGCCAGTCCtcgtcctttttttttttttttttgcacctttCCCACCTGTTCTCCCACCAGCGTTGAGCGTTGGCATCAACTGCCCCACGTCCAGTTGATGATACAAAGGGGAGGGGCTTTTCCAGATGCCCGCCCCTGTCTGTCCTCTCTGCGTCCCACTGGAGTGGGTGGTGATCTGGAGGAAGCTTTTTGCTGTGTGTTGCAGTACGTGGGAGGGAGCAGGGGGGGAAACTGCGTTCCTTGTTGTTGCAAAGATGAGAACTTTACTGCActtggtttcttcttcttcaggttCTTCAGGCGCATTTTGATGGGAAGCACTATGAAACCTCATGAAGCATTTACGCTGCCTTATAGACCTCTTTTGTGTGTTcatcctccagtttttcactaa
- the itgb4 gene encoding integrin beta-4 isoform X3, translating to MGSWSLRCVAGLGLLAVLLTCCSAEVNSCLDARSGSCSDCLQAGVGCAYCSEEDFGFPRCDLHEKILAHGCNAAYVIKATSKHTIERNEAINMNLQRSQVSPQQVSMTFLPGETKVLDVNVFAPTKGPLDLYILMDFSNSMKDDLDNLKKMGNKLATVVQEISSDYTIGFGKFVDKVIEPQTDMRPDKLKQPWPDSDSPFSFKNVIPLINNVDNFTTELQKERISGNLDAPEGGFDAILQAAVCKEIGWRDGSTHLLVFSTESAFHYEADGANVLAGILPRNDELCHLDENGDYIQATKQDYPSIPTLVRLLGKHNIIPIFAVTSHSYMYYSKLKEYFPIAEIGVLQEDSSNILDIMRDAFVSIQSKMSIRAENRPKAFAAQFLDTSNKVVNYGAFNVKPGEIGKFKVKLTAQQMLEEQPVCKVDPEDKEGTIKVKPTTFSAAVNVKASILCETCDCEKTPTLKASRCHGNGKLVCGKCLCDDGWAGAFCNCSKNSGLSKDQCIGPGVTESCSGRGDCQACGTCVCYNPDQYEGPYCQYDKTQCQRVAGILCNDRGSCVMGRCACSEGWEGAACECSKSNDTCLDNKGNICGGRGKCVCGSCQCPNSGIPLTATCEPNFEFLLGGCEETRRCVQCKAWETGEKKDKAECDKCPFKVIMVDELKERGKVLDYCSFLDEDNDCTYEYTVDTSKDPTNTELLVEVLKKRDCPAASLLWLLPLILFLLLLLALLLLCCWKYCACCKSCWQSCLALLPCCGGGRMVGFKEDEYLLRQSQLTSNHLNTPMVRSGPPKGTDVVRWKVKDNVHRAPNHPRELMQPSLDEMIHFPISLRLNRLFSENLSRPESKDAEQLRQEVADNLNEVYKQIPEAQKVQQTLFRLQKNAGKRGDYTIMDTVLSAPRRAYPDIVKLTEKNVQSGNFGDLKVVPGYYTVATDREAAGAVEFQEGVELVDVHVPLFVKDDDDDKKQLKVEARDVPLGIAKIVKPFVNITIIKEHATSVFSFLQPKYTYSRKDGVAQIPISREIIEDGRTQVTYNTQDLTAKNKKDYMSVQGDLSYAPGETQKIVPVRLLELSEKDGFLEDKPIKQFVMDLSNPRQGAKLGRYPRTTVTIADVLEPSVMMFKKGNHNFSTLDQTYPIPVVRSHNEDSPATVKWRTKAPKSQGFDLSGSLKFAPGETEKHIVIKPVPGSAQPETFQVELYDPSTNGVVGERKNTVVNITEEPRSPEVAQMQSKGYISPRSTAPGGRLLSPGNLKAKATGPRNIHLNWDPPPGNPVGYKVKYWIFGDPEKDAQVLDVRKPQAELTNLLPFCDYETRVCAYNSMGEGPDTDIVSCQTLEDAPGEPGRLAFNVISPTVTQVSWAEPAETNGDITAYEVIYTPIDDEMKPVGAAKKVKIDNPKKRMLLIENLQSAQTYQYKVRAQNSVGWGPFRDATINLASQPSRPMSIPIIPDVPIVDAEAGEEYDSYLMYSNDVLKSPTSSKTPSVSGDDYMSNGRWEQSFLFPGGSTTRNLSTSSSPMSTLSSNYKGGAGGSFTTETHTTYMTGPGSPRRQDMIRGGIHTTEVLMRKRSENRGYTDENIRDSIVIGDDKFPDLNARLSPGVPETPSRLVFSALAPTALKVSWQEPRCEKDILGYCVLYQLLSGGETKRLNVTNPAENSVVIHDLLPNHSYLFKVKAQSQEGWGPEREGVITIESAVDPKSPLSPMPGSPFTLSTPSAPGPLVFTALSPDSLQLTWEKPRKPIGDILSYRVTCEQLHGGGDMRSFNVGGNNAETSLTVPNLTENVPYKFKVQAQTTQGFGPEREGIITIESQDGGALSQYNSQSVSRREVFQMPTEMTTRTNVSHTMINDPYFSDGMMMTQLTETGGMVSRQVTREVVQRSVTGASTVTKRMFYES from the exons ATGGGGAGCTGGTCGTTACGTTGCGTGGCAGGACTCGGCCTGCTGGCCGTCCTGCTGACCTGCTGCTCTGCTGAAG TGAACTCCTGCCTCGACGCCCGGTCCGGTTCCTGCTCAGACTGTCTGCAGGCCGGGGTGGGATGTGCATACTGCAGCGAAGAG GACTTTGGCTTTCCTCGCTGTGACCTGCATGAGAAAATCCTCGCTCACGGCTGCAACGCTGCATATGTCATCAAAGCTACCAGCAAACATACCATAGAGCGA AACGAAGCCATTAACATGAACCTTCAGCGGTCTCAGGTGTCGCCACAGCAAGTGAGCATGACCTTCCTGCCTGGAGAGACCAAAGTGCTGGACGTGAATGTGTTTGCTCCAACTAAAGGCCCGTTGGATCTTTACATTCTCATGGACTTCTCAAACTCCATGAAGGACGATTTGGACAACTTGAAGAAAATGGGCAACAAGCTGG CCACGGTGGTGCAAGAAATTTCAAGTGATTACACCATTGGGTTTGGAAAATTTGTGGACAAAGTAATTGAGCCCCAGACTGACATGAGACCTGacaa ACTCAAACAGCCGTGGCCCGACAGCGACTCTCCGTTCTCTTTCAAAAATGTCATCCCTCTGATCAACAATGTAGACAACTTCACAACGGAGCTCCAAAAGGAGAGAATATCTGGCAACCTGGACGCCCCTGAAGGAGGATTTGATGCCATTCTGCAGGCAGCAGTGTGTAAG GAGATCGGCTGGCGCGATGGCAGCACTCACCTCTTGGTTTTCTCCACCGAGTCAGCCTTTCACTACGAGGCTGACGGCGCCAACGTGCTGGCGGGAATCCTGCCGCGCAACGACGAGCTTTGTCACCTGGACGAAAACGGCGATTATATTCAGGCTACAAAGCAGGATTACCCTTCGATACCCACGCTGGTCCGTCTGCTGGGAAAACACAACATCATCCCCATATTCGCCGTCACCAGCCACTCCTACATGTACTACAGT AAATTGAAAGAATATTTCCCCATTGCTGAGATCGGTGTGCTTCAAGAGGATTCATCCAACATCTTGGACATCATGCGGGATGCCTTTGTG agTATCCAGTCTAAGATGAGCATCCGTGCGGAAAACAGACCTAAGGCTTTTGCAGCTCAGTTTCTGGACACAAGTAATAAAGTAGTCAATTATGGAGCCTTTAACGTCAAGCCTGGAGAAATT GGCAAGTTCAAGGTAAAACTCACAGCCCAACAAATGCTCGAAGAACAACCTGTCTGCAAAGTGGATCCAGAAGACAAGGAAGGCACAATCAAAGTAAAACCGACGACCTTCAGTGCCGCTGTCAATGTGAAAGCCTCCATTCTGTGTGAAACCTGTGACTGTGAGAAG ACACCCACTCTAAAAGCTAGTAGGTGCCATGGCAACGGAAAGCTGGTGTGTGGAAAGTGTCTCTGTGACGATGGCTG GGCGGGCGCCTTCTGCAACTGCTCAAAAAACTCCGGCTTGAGCAAGGACCAGTGCATTGGGCCTGGCGTGACAGAGTCCTGCTCGGGCCGTGGAGACTGTCAGGCATGTGGGACCTGCGTGTGCTACAATCCGGACCAGTACGAAGGACCCTACTGCCAGTACGACAAGACCCAGTGTCAACGAGTCGCAGGCATCCTTTGCAACG ATCGCGGCTCTTGCGTGATGGGTCGCTGTGCTTGTTCAGAGGGCTGGGAGGGAGCTGCCTGCGAGTGCTCCAAAAGCAACGACACCTGCCTGGACAACAAAGGG AATATTTGCGGTGGCCGAGGCAAATGCGTCTGCGGCAGCTGTCAGTGCCCAAACTCCGGGATTCCGTTGACTGCGACCTGTGAGCCAAACTTCGAG TTCTTACTGGGTGGATGTGAGGAGACAAGGAGGTGCGTCCAATGTAAAGCATGGGAGACGGGCGAAAAGAAGGACAAAGCAGAGTGCGACAAGTGTCCCTTTAAAGTTATCATGGTGGATGAGCTGAAAGAAC ggGGGAAAGTGCTCGACTATTGCAGTTTCCTCGATGAGGACAACGACTGCACATACGAGTACACGGTTGACACCAGTAAAGATCCAACAAATACTGAGCTGCTGGTTGAGGTGCTCAAAAAGAGAG ACTGTCCAGCAGCTAGTCTGCTGTGGCTGCTGCCGCTcatccttttcctcctgttgctgctggcgctgctgctgctctgctgctggaaGTACTGTGCCTGCTGCAAATCCTGCTGGCAG AGCTGTCTTGCCTTGTTGCCGTGCTGCGGGGgag GTCGCATGGTTGGCTTTAAGGAAGATGAGTATTTGCTCCGTCAGTCTCAGCTGACCTCAAACCACTTGAACACGCCGATGGTGAGGAGCGGTCCACCGAAAGGAACCGACGTGGTTCGCTGGAAAGTCAAAGATAACGTGCACCGTGCGCCCAATCACCCACGGGAGCTGATGCAACCAAGCCTGGATGAAATGA TCCACTTCCCGATCTCCCTCCGACTAAACAGGTTGTTCTCTGAGAACCTGTCTCGCCCCGAATCAAAAGACGCTGAGCAACTCCGTCAAGAAGTGGCTGATAAT TTGAACGAGGTGTACAAGCAGATTCCTGAGGCACAGAAAGTGCAACAAACATTATTCAG actgcagaaaaatgctggaaaaag GGGGGACTACACCATCATGGACACTGTGCTGTCAGCTCCCCGGAGAGCCTACCCAGACATAGTGAAACTTACCGAGAAGAACGTCCAGTCCGGAAACTTTGGGGACCTCAAAGTGGTCCCAGGCTACTACACTGTAGCCACAGACAGAG AGGCTGCGGGAGCCGTGGAGTTCCAGGAGGGCGTGGAGTTGGTGGACGTTCACGTGCCGCTGTTTGTCAAGGACGACGACGATGACAAGAAGCAGTTAAAAGTGGAGGCCAGGGATGTGCCGCTGGGCATTGCAAAGATTGTGAAGCCTTTTGTTAACATAACCATCATCAAAGAGCACG CTACAAGCGTCTTCTCCTTCCTCCAACCGAAATACACGTACAGCAGAAAGGATGGTGTGGCACAAATCCCCATCAGCAGAGAGATCATCGAGGATGGACGCACACAGGTCACCTACAACACTCAAGATCTCACTGCCAAGAATAAGAAG GACTACATGAGTGTACAAGGAGACTTGTCCTACGCTCCGGGTGAGACTCAAAAGATCGTTCCTGTCCGTTTGCTCGAGCTGAGTGAGAAAGATGGCTTCTTGGAAGACAAACCCATCAAGCAGTTTGTTATGGACCTCAGTAACCCACGCCAGGGTGCCAAGCTGGGACGATACCCAAGAACCACGGTCACCATTGCAGACGTACTAG AACCGAGTGTGATGATGTTCAAGAAAGGTAACCATAACTTCAGCACCTTAGATCAGACCTACCCCATCCCAGTGGTGCGCTCCCACAACGAAGACAGCCCCGCCACGGTCAAATGGCGCACCAAGGCACCAAAGTCCCAAGGCTTTGATCTGTCCGGTTCTCTGAAGTTCGCTCCGGGAGAAACGGAGAAGCACATAGTAATCAAACCCGTCCCCGGCTCGGCCCAGCCAGAAACCTTCCAGGTGGAGCTGTACGATCCCAGCACCAATGGTGTTGTTGGTGAAAGGAAGAACACCGTTGTGAATATCACAGAAG AACCAAGATCTCCAGAAGTTGCTCAGATGCAGTCGAAGGGCTACATAAGCCCAAGAAGCACCGCCCCTGGCGGTCGCCTCCTCTCCCCGGGAAACCTCAAGGCCAAGGCAACGGGTCCCAGAAACATCCATCTGAACTGGGATCCGCCACCGGGCAACCCGGTGGGATACAAG GTGAAGTATTGGATCTTCGGCGACCCTGAGAAAGACGCCCAGGTCCTTGACGTGAGGAAGCCTCAAGCCGAGCTGACTAATCTGTTACCCTTCTGCGACTACGAGACACGAGTTTGTGCCTACAACTCAATGGGAGAAGGCCCTGATACCGACATCGTTAGCTGCCAAACACTGGAAGACG CGCCCGGTGAGCCTGGCCGTCTGGCCTTCAACGTCATCAGTCCAACCGTCACTCAGGTCAGCTGGGCGGAGCCTGCAGAGACCAACGGCGACATCACAGCTTACGAGGTCATCTACACACCCATCGATGATGAAATGA AACCAGTCGGAGCAGCCAAAAAAGTAAAGATCGACAACCCAAAGAAACGAATGTTGTTGATAGAAAACCTCCAGAGCGCTCAGACTTATCAGTACAAAGTCCGTGCCCAAAACAGCGTAGGCTGGGGCCCTTTCAGAGACGCTACCATCAACTTGGCATCACAGCCCAGCAGACCTATGTCCA TTCCCATCATTCCAGATGTTCCTATTGTGGACGCTGAGGCAGGAGAGGAATATGACAGCTACCTGATGTACAGCAACGATGTGCTGAAATCGCCAACAAGCTCCAAGACGCCAAGCGTTTCTGGTGATG ATTACATGTCGAACGGCAGGTGGGAGCAGAGCTTCCTTTTCCCAGGAGGCTCAACAACCCGCAACCTTTCAACATCATCCTCTCCCATGTCCACTCTGAGCTCCAACTACAAAGGTGGAGCTGGCGGCTCCTTCACCACAGAGACGCACACCACCTACATGACTGGGCCAG GAAGCCCACGCAGACAGGACATGATTAGAGGGGGGATCCACACAACCGAAGTCCTGATGAGGAAGCGCTCAGAGAACAGAGGATACACAGATGAAAATATTCGGGACTCCATCGTCATAGGAGACGATAAGTTCCCAGATCTGA ATGCCCGCCTCTCTCCTGGTGTCCCAGAAACGCCCAGCAGGCTGGTGTTTTCCGCCTTGGCACCGACCGCACTTAAAGTCAGCTGGCAGGAGCCACGCTGTGAGAAAGACATCCTGGGATACTGCGTTCTCTACCAGCTGCTCAGCGGAG GAGAGACGAAGCGCCTCAATGTGACAAATCCGGCCGAGAACTCTGTGGTCATCCACGACCTGCTGCCCAACCACTCCTACTTGTTTAAGGTGAAGGCTCAGAGTCAGGAGGGCTGGGGTCCAGAACGGGAGGGAGTCATCACCATCGAGTCAGCTGTGGACCCCAAGAGTCCCCTCAGTCCCATGCCAG GCTCGCCGTTCACCCTGAGTACCCCCAGCGCTCCGGGCCCGCTGGTGTTCACAGCTCTGAGCCCCGACTCACTGCAGCTCACCTGGGAAAAACCACGGAAGCCCATCGGGGACATCTTGAGCTACAGGGTCACCTGCGAACAGCTACATGGTGGAG GCGACATGCGGTCCTTCAATGTAGGCGGTAACAACGCCGAGACCAGTCTGACTGTCCCGAACCTGACCGAGAACGTCCCGTACAAGTTCAAGGTTCAGGCTCAAACCACGCAGGGTTTTGGTCCCGAGAGAGAGGGCATCATCACCATCGAGTCTCAGGACGGAG GTGCCTTGTCTCAGTACAACAGCCAATCAGTGTCGAGGAGGGAAGTTTTCCAAATGCCTACAGAAATGACCACAAGAACAAACGTCTCCCACACCATGATCAACGATCCCTACTTCTCag ACGGGATGATGATGACTCAGCTCACGGAGACGGGCGGCATGGTGAGCCGTCAGGTCACTCGGGAAGTGGTCCAGAGGAGCGTCACGGGAGCATCCACCGTCACAAAGAGAATGTTTTATGAGTCTTAG